A window of the Lolium perenne isolate Kyuss_39 chromosome 7, Kyuss_2.0, whole genome shotgun sequence genome harbors these coding sequences:
- the LOC127311983 gene encoding uncharacterized protein, with protein sequence MEHSASAPTTTSSSSPQRGGGRELQLQGPRPTPLRVHKDSHRIRKPTAQVRQPVIIYTVSPKVVHAHPAEFMSVVQRLTGASSSSSLPPPPPQQQPPFPFFPHQLSSSMLPPALPFPFHVQAAAATSAAAQQPQEGALLQLQHSPAARLAAMEQASAQPAARTGVHRGGLPPLPSILSPVPGSLPAIPPGFFSPPSGSAGGINLFGELISPAFPGGHGAAPPPMSSSLQYFPAAAAPSPSTPYYWDLFNNHPNHL encoded by the coding sequence ATGGAGCACTCCGCTTCTGCCCCGACGacgacctcttcctcctcgccgcaGCGCGGTGGTGGCCGAGAGCTGCAGCTGCAGGGCCCGCGCCCCACGCCGCTGAGGGTGCACAAGGACTCGCACAGGATCAGGAAGCCTACGGCGCAGGTGCGGCAGCCGGTCATCATCTACACGGTGTCGCCCAAGGTCGTGCACGCCCACCCCGCCGAGTTCATGTCCGTCGTGCAGCGCCTCACcggcgcctcctcctcgtcgtctctcccgccgccaccaccacagcAACAGCCGCCGTTCCCGTTCTTCCCGCACCAGCTGTCGTCCTCCATGCTCCCGCCGGCGCTGCCGTTCCCGTTCCACGTCCAAGCAGCTGCTGCGACTTCTGCTGCAGCACAGCAACCGCAGGAGGGCGCGCTGCTCCAGCTACAGCACTCACCCGCCGCGCGCCTCGCCGCCATGGAGCAGGCGTCGGCGCAGCCGGCCGCACGGACCGGTGTTCACCGTGGGGGGCTACCGCCGTTGCCGAGCATCCTGTCTCCCGTGCCGGGGTCTCTGCCGGCGATCCCGCCGGGCTTCTTCTCCCCGCCGTCCGGCAGCGCAGGCGGCATCAACCTGTTCGGCGAGCTGATCAGCCCGGCATTCCCTGGCGGCCACGGTGCAGCTCCTCCTCCAATGTCGTCGTCGTTACAGTATTTCCCAGCTGCAGCTGCGCCGTCGCCGTCCACGCCATACTACTGGGATCTCTTCAACAACCACCCAAACCACCTTTGA
- the LOC127313580 gene encoding NDR1/HIN1-like protein 1: MSIKHCDKHDCERQRLYRQFCAALVAIILLILLIVLIVWLVLRPTKPRFYLNDLTVACLNATSSPASYLTVTLQATIAARNPNSRVGIYYDRHDAYAEYKGQQVTVPTALPVVYQGHLDVSVWSPFLVGANVALPPYLAVSLAQDETAGYVLLTVRVDGWIRWKAGAFITGHYHLRVRCPALLTVNGGQGSYGSIAGGGGDGYFHFQRAAPCVVDV; the protein is encoded by the coding sequence ATGTCGATCAAGCACTGCGACAAGCACGACTGCGAGCGGCAGCGGCTGTACCGGCAGTTCTGCGCGGCGCTGGTGGCCATCATCCTGCTCATCCTTCTCATCGTCCTCATCGTCTGGCTGGTGCTCCGCCCCACCAAGCCACGCTTCTACCTCAACGACCTCACCGTGGCCTGCCTCAACGCCACCTCCTCCCCGGCGTCCTACCTCACCGTCACCCTGCAGGCCACGATCGCGGCGCGCAACCCAAACTCGCGCGTCGGCATCTACTACGACCGCCACGACGCCTACGCCGAGTACAAGGGCCAGCAGGTGACCGTGCCGACGGCGCTGCCCGTTGTGTACCAGGGCCACCTCGACGTGTCGGTGTGGTCGCCGTTCCTGGTCGGGGCCAACGTGGCGCTGCCGCCGTACCTCGCCGTGTCGCTGGCGCAGGACGAGACGGCCGGCTACGTGCTGCTCACGGTGCGGGTGGACGGGTGGATCAGGTGGAAGGCGGGCGCGTTCATCACGGGCCACTACCACCTCAGGGTCAGGTGCCCCGCGCTGCTCACCGTCAACGGAGGCCAGGGCAGCTACGGCTccatcgccggcggcggcggggacggGTACTTCCACTTCCAGCGCGCCGCGCCATGCGTCGTCGACGTCTGA